Sequence from the Sciurus carolinensis chromosome 1, mSciCar1.2, whole genome shotgun sequence genome:
aggactgagctacatccccaattctttttattttttgagacagggtctcaacaagTTGTCTGGTCGgacttaaatttgtgatccttctgcctttgcctcctgagttgccgggattatggtgtgtgccatcatgcctagTCCTGGTCTTTTAACTCTCAGAACATGAATTAAGTTGGCTTCCAGTCTGTCCTTTGAGACTTCAGGTCATGTCCAAGGCAGGAAGTTGCAATGTAAGAGTAGTCCCAGGAGCCAGTAAGTCAGGAAGTAACCTAGGACGTATTGCGTGACTGGAGAGCAGATTTTCCAGTTGTACAAAAGTTCCATGATAGAATTTCTGGGTATCTTTTGTCCTGGTGGGGAGTCTTCCACAAGAGGCTTCCAAGGCTCTGTCTCTAGGGATCTCAACAGTGGCTCTCGATCCTGAAGCAAGTAAGCTGGAAACCAGTACACAATAGGAGTGGAAGAGCTCAAAAACCTGGTGAGAACCTAGAAATcataagaataaaatacacacatttattgGAATGTCACTGATGCTAGCTGGACCAGCCTGGGGGCTTCTCTGCTGCTGGGAAAACTATGGCCCAGTAACGAAATGTATTGCACTGGAAATGCAATTAGAGCTGAGGAACTGCCTTATAAAAAGATGTGATACCTACATGGCAACCTCCATGTTAAAAATACCCATACTTTTAGACTAATTACCACAACAGGCCAGTCAATACTAAAAACTCTTATGAGGTCTAATTTTAGCTCAAGGACTAGAGGCTATACTTTAGGCTGTACCTTGGGACTTGAAACCCTGAGAAGGTTCCCTTATCCTACAGGGATGGCAAAGTAGAGGGAAAGGGGCAAGGGATCCTATGATTTGAACTTCCATCTTACAGAAGTTCAGAACCACATTTCCAAATGgac
This genomic interval carries:
- the Pigv gene encoding GPI mannosyltransferase 2 isoform X3, coding for MWPLDPSRKEVLRFAVSCRVLTLMLQVLTRFLSSSTPIVYWFPAYLLQDREPLLRSLETEPWKPLVEDSPPGQKIPRNSIMELLYNWKICSPVTQYVLGYFLTYWLLGLLLHCNFLPWT